GAAAAAAAATCAGGCTCTCCTTCAACGGGTGAAGCTGAAATCACTCGCTTGATGGAGCAGTATGCGGAAGCCGTTAGCAATAAAGATTTAGAAGAGATCATGTCCTTTTACGCTCCCGAAGTGATAGCTTTTGACTTGATGCCACCACTGCAAATTTTTGGTAAAGATGCTTACAAGAAAAACTGGAGCAACATCACGCAAATGGGAGAAAGTAATTTTTCAATTCGCGATCTTCATGTGACAGCGGGTGAAGACGTGGCCTTTAGTCATTGCCTTTGTCATATGACTGGACAAGCAAACTCGGGCGAAAAATTTGACAGTTGGGCGCGGCAAACAGCATGTTACAAAAAGGTCAACGGCCAATGGTTGATTGTGCATGAAAACTACTCCGTTCCCGTCGACATGCAAGCAGATAAGCCTCTTTGGAGTTTAGATCCCGATCAAAAAACGGAAGCACATTAAAAGTAGGGAGCTAAATGCTCCCTACGCCCATAATTTTTTTCATTTCTGAGACGGTTTGTGCGACGACTTCGCGGGCTTGTTCGGAGCCCTTGCGACAGATTTCTAAAACTTCGCCTTTGTCTTTGGCAAACTCTTCGCGGCGAGCTCGAATCGGCGCAATCATTTCTTCTAATATTTGGGTCAGACGTTGTTTAACAGTGCCGTCACCCAGTCCTCCGCGACGATAATGATCTTTTAATTTTTCCACTTCTTCTTTGTTGGGATCAAAAGCATCTAAGAAAGTGAAAACAACGTTTCCTTCGACTTGTCCGGGATCTTCAATGTGCAAGTGGTTGGGATCAGTATACATCTTCTGTACTTTTTTCTTCAGTTGGTCGAAGGGTTCCGCCAGTGAAATGGAATTTCCCAGCGACTTGCTCATCTTCGCTTTACCGTCGATTCCGGGCAAACGCCCTTGGGTTCCTCCCAGAGCTTTGACCTTTTTGAAGAGTTCCGTGTTGTAAAGATGATTGAATCTTTGGGCAATTTCGTTGGTTTGCTCAATCATCGGATTCTGATCGTCTCCAACAGGAACAACGTCGGCTTTAAAACAAAGAATGTCGGCTGCTTGGCTTACAGGATAAGTTAAAAACCCCACGGGCAGATTTCTTTCAAAATCTTTTTGCGCGATTTCTGTTTTCACGGTGGGATTTCGCTCTAAGCGTGCGACGGTCACAAGGTTTAAAAAATAAAAAGTGGTTTCAAAAAGTTCCGGAATCATCGATTGAACAAAGATCGTGCTTTTCGCAGGATCAATACCCACGGCTAAATAATCTAAAGCCACCTCGACAATGTTCTCGCGAATCATTTGCGGATTTTTAAAATTATCCGTCATCGCTTGGGCGTCAGCGATAATCAAATATTGCTTGTGTGTCTCTTGCAATTCCACACGATTTTTCAGCGAACCAATATAGTGCCCCAAGTGCAAAGGGCCTGTGGGACGATCTCCAGTCAAAATGACGGGTTTCATAAAATCTCCAAAGACAAAATTTAAAATCTAACAACGAAAACGGAATAAAAAGGGGCTTACCCCAAAATAAAATGAGTCGGCGGCTAGCGCCACCAAGAAAAAGATAAGAATGAAGATATTAACGAACGTAACATGAAACTTTCGGCCCATTGATTGTCGCCGGAAAACTTGCGCAACTCACGAGACCCGCGAGTCTTCAAAGTGCAGTTCAGGTGAGGCGCATTTTTCCAGCTTTTGCAGTATCTGTTAGTAGAGTTCATAAAGTCGAATCGCTAATTTTGATGGGTGCTATAAAATTTTATTGTAGGTGAATGCGGCCAGCAGCTTGCTGTTTTGACGCCCATCATTTTGCTTTGCAATGCAAAAAGGTACGGCGTACCTCCTATCTATGCGCAATTTCTTAAAGCAATTAGCAACCTTGTTTGGCGTTGGTCTTTTTCCTAAAGGCCCGGGCACAGCCGCTACTGTCGCGACGATTCCGTTGGTGTTTCTTTTGTCGAAATTAGGACCCTTGGTGTACATGGGGGCGATTGTTTTGCTGCTCCCCGTCGGAATTGCCGCCTGCGAAGTTTATGAGCAGGACAAGGGTGGTCACGATCATAAAGAGATCGTAATTGATGAGGTTTTAGGTTTTCTTATTACTATGGTCTGGCTTCCTTTGACATGGCAGGCCATTTTAATCGGTTTTGCCCTGTTCAGATTGCTGGACATCACAAAGCCTTTATTCATAGGATATTTAGATAAGAAGATCCAAGGAGGTCTTGGGGTGATGGTGGACGATGTGGCCGCGGGGATAATTGCGAGTCTCATCATGCAAGTTCTCTACACTCAAACCAATTGGTTGGGCTCTCAGGTGTTGGTGCCGTAACAATGTCACTGAACAACGAGAAGCTTCAAGAACTCATTAGATCCCTTCGCGACCGAAAACTCACAGTGGGTTTTGCAGAAAGTTGTACTGGAGGTGCACTTTCCGCATTTTTGACAGAGCAGCCTGGCGTATCCGACATCTTTTTAGGCTCTGTGGTTTCTTACTCTAACGAGGCGAAGGTGGATCTTCTGGGGGTCCGTCGAGACACTCTCATGCAAGAGGGTGCGGTGAGCGAGAAAGTCGCTCGTCAAATGGCGCACGGAGTGCGTCGGCAGCTAAAAACTGATTGGTCTGTGGCAATTACAGGCATCGCTGGTCCGACCGGTGGAACACCGACGAAGCCAGTGGGCACTGTATGCATTGCTATCGCTGGACCGGGGTTTGAAGACTCACGAAAGGAATTCTTTTCGGGAGATCGCAAAGCCATCCAGCAGATGTCCGTCGACTATTCAGTTCGTTGGCTGTGTGAAGTTCTCGACAAGGTTTAAGATCGGCCCCGGCCGGCAACATTAACAATAAAAGTGTCGTAGCGAATGCTACGAGAGAGAGGGAATACGCAGATGGCAACAACAACTGTGGATACAAAAGCAAGCAACGAAAAAACAAAAGCATTGGAATTGGCTGTTTCAGCAATTGAAAAGCAATTCGGTAAAGGTTCAATCATGCGCTTGGGCGCAAATGAATCTTTGGTTAAAGACGTAGAAGCGATCAGCACAGGCGCATTGAGCTTGGATATCGCTTTGGGTATTGGTGGTCTTCCAAAAGGTCGTATCGTAGAAATCTACGGACCAGAGTCTTCTGGTAAAACAACTCTTTGCTTGTCTGTTATTGCTCAAGCTCAGAAAAAAGGCGGCGTTGTTGCTTTCGTCGATGCGGAACATGCATTGGATGTTAACTACGCTCGTAAATTGGGTGTGAACACAGAAGATCTTTTGATCTCTCAACCAGACACTGGTGAACAAGCTTTGGAAATCACTGAAACACTTGTTCGTTCTGGCGCGATCGACGTATTGGTTGTCGACTCCGTAGCGGCGTTGGTTCCTCGTGCAGAGATCGAAGGTGACATGGGGGATTCTCACGTAGGTCTTCAAGCTCGTTTGATGTCTCAAGCTCTTCGTAAGTTGACTGCGGCAATCAACCGTTCAAACACTCTTGTTATCTTCATCAACCAAATCCGTATGAAGATCGGTGTGATGTTCGGTAATCCAGAGACGACTACGGGTGGTAACGCATTGAAATTCTACTCTTCAGTTCGTTTGGATGTACGCCGTGTGGGCGCGATCAAAAACGGTGAAGACGTCACTGGTAACCGTACTGCGGTAAAAGTTGTGAAAAACAAAATGGCTCCTCCGTTTACGAAGGTTGAATTCGACTTGATGTACGGCGAAGGTATTTCTGAAGAAGGCGATCTTCTTGATCTAGCAGTGACTGCAAACTTCGTAGAAAAATCAGGTGCATGGTTCTCTATGAATGGCGAGCGCATGGGCCAAGGCCGCGATGCTGCGAAAACATTCTTGAAAGAGCACCCAGAATACATGACTGAGCTTCGTTCAAAAATCTTGGCAGCGAATGGCATCGGCAAATTGTTGGTAGACGCTAACGGAAACAACGGCGAAGACCACGAAGGTACAGAGCCAGTTGAAGCTGAAGAAGCAGCACCAAAAAAAGCAAAAAAAGGTAAGCACTAATCCGCGGACACGGGCAGTGCCAGAGCGACTTCCGTCGCGCAAGCTAAAAGGAACCCACTCTCCGGAGTGGGTTTTCCTTTTTCAAAGAAGTTGGCTTCTTAGTGATCATGTGAATTTACATGAATTTGACTTGTACTGACCTTGCTGATTTCACTATGATGGCTGAAAAACTGGGAAGTCTATGCCATACGTAAATGTACAAATTACTAAAGGTGCCACGAAAGAACAGAAAGCTCAGCTTATCAAAGATATTACTGACTCCTTGGTCAAAGTGCTGCATAAAAAGCCTGAACACACCCATATTGTTATTCAAGAAATCGCTGACGAAGATTGGGGATTTTCTGGAATGCCGACTGACCAGTGGAAAAAAACTTCCACTCTAGAATAAGTCCCACAAAAAAAAGTAAGCATTAATTTTTTGTTTGTGATTCGAGTTGATGCGCCCCCCGTGTTGGAAACAACCTGGTTTTTTCACCTTTTGGCGTGAAGAGGCTCTTTAAGCTCCAGGCTGTTTGTATTTTATCTTGTTGGCCTTACGTAATGCTTCCAGTTCATGTCTCTGACCTCTTTTGAAGTTCGCTATTGTTTTAATATAAATTTCAGGTGGCTCTAAGATGTTAGATTTCACTGGTGGTTTTGGGATCCGATACTTTTTAGCTCTAACGGAAGTAGTTTAAGTACTATTTTCCTCCGTGAACATCAAGATTTGCAGAGTTTTCTGCGTAGGACGTTATGGATTCCATCCGCAGACTAAAGAATCTGAAACTCCGACAACAAACGCATTGTTGGGTGCCTTGGCTGTAATACTTCCTGAGGTTGCTATATGAATATCAAAAGACTGTCCAATATATCTGTCGGTATGAGTGTCGATAACGCCGGCATCTAACGCGACCAACTGACCTTGAGTGAAGATGTGCAGTTGAATGTCATTCGAAGATGAACCTAAACCCAAGATTTGAAGATCCGAATCCGTATGCGTAGAACTCTTGCAGACAAAAATGATAGAATCATCACCGCCTCCTTCTTTGACTCCGTTAAGGATACGAGCAGAAGCGATGTTTGAAATAACAAGAATAAAAAGACCGATCATACTGAAACGAAGTTTCATAAAGTTTCCTTTCGTTTTGTGAGAGGGAAAAAACTAATTTGCAATTGGTAAACGTCTTTTGCTTTTTTCGGCTGCATTTCACGAGCAAAAGATCTGCGGAATTCGCCAATCTTAGAAATTGCCAGTTGCAAGTCGTCGGGATCAAAACACAAAGTGGCTGATGTGTGACTGCGTTCGGCAAGTGGCACTTCTTGTACGGCCCGCTTAGAAAGTGCTAAAAGCTGAACCTGGTATTTTCTGGCGGCGTCGGAAGTCTCTGAAGGTGTTAAGTGTGTCAGCTCTCCGTTTTCGGAAGCGTCCATCCATTTGCCTTTAGAGTTTTTCTTAAGAAGTCCCAGGCGAAGCAAACGCTCCAGAGCAATGTTCACTTCTGATTTGGTAATACCCAGACGCTGGCTGATCCATTGTGCGTCGGGCTTGAAGTCTTCCAGGTAAGTGAGTTCCAAAATCGCGTAGTGATACCAGTCGGAAATCACGGCAAAAGTATCTAAAGCCAGTTGTTGAAAATGAATTTCTGAAGCACTTCCCGATGATGTTTCTTCTGAGGCAGGAAGTTTACGGATTTGTTCCGTGGATAGACCTAAAGCGGCCCCCAGGCGCAGTTTCATTTTCTCAGTGATGGGACGTTTGCCATTGATCATTTGAGACAATGCAGATGGCTCTATTTGCAAGGCGCGCGCAAAGGATCTAAGAGAATAATTGGGGTTGTTGCGACATCTTGCCACGAGCTCTTCTTGCAGGAGCTGCTTAAAGTTCCTGGCTTGGATTTTTTTGCCTTTAATGCTGACGACTTCCATGAACATGGGCTTAACATTGACCTTAATTGAACTCTACCTATTTGACACAAACCGTGTCAGAGGGCGGTAATTACCCTCTGATCGCGTAAGAATTTCTTATTGGCAAACCAAAGAGTCTGTTTGGCCGATGCTCAGAATAGAGTTTGCTGCTTTGGCTGTAATGCTCACGGCGCCTTGGCGGCTGACGGCGATATCGAAGATGTGGCCTTCGTACTTGCCAGTTGTTTTGTCGAAAGTGCCTTCGTCTTGCACAAGCATTTCGCCACCTAGGAAAACCGCGATTTGAGCGCCGTTTTCTTTTTCATCACCGAAGCCAAAAACTTTTAAAGCAGAGTCCACGTTCGGCGCGCTTTCGCATGTGAAGAGAATAGCTTGATCCACCGGAGCAGAAGCCATTGCTTGGAAGCCAATAAGAGAGAAGATTGCTGTTGCGATAACCATTTTCATAAATCAGTCCTTTTCGTTAGGGTTGTTTGTTGTTTTCTTGGTCCCGGTAGTATCGCGGCTTTGCTGCTGTGACCAGAAATTTTGACACAAAGTGTGTCAAAATCTGACACGGGTAATTTCTGCCAAGAGTCTTCTTTGATTAATCTTTAACGGTATATTATAACGGGATATGATTTTAAAAAGTCTCTTCCTGATCTCTCTCATTCTGTTTTCGTCAGTAAGAGTGCTTGCTGCTGAAAAGTTGTTATTTGCTTCCTCGGACAGCTTGCCACCAAAGATTTATAAAGAAGACGGTGAACTCAGAGGTACTTACGTCGAAATCATTCGCGAAATCTGCAAGCGCATGAATGTGGAAGCAGAGTTCGTCACATATCCCTGGGCGCGAGTGATGGTGATGGCAAAAACTGGAAAGGTCGATGCAATCTTTCCGCCCTTTAAGACACCTGACCGCGAAGCTTTTTTGTATTTTACCAGTGAACCGATGAGCCACACTCGCAACGTGGTTTTTGCTCCGAAGAAGAAGCATATCACCGTTAACAGTCTGAACGATCTTCAGGGGCTGACTGTCGGAATTAACGATCAGTATTCTTATGGTCCTAAGTTTGACGCTTATAAAAAGAATCTGAATCTTGATCTCAGTAACAACGAAGAAATGCTCGTCAACAAACTGGGCCGCAAGGGTGCAACGAAACGAATTGATGTCGCCATCGCATCTGAAGAAGTTTTTAAATTTTTAAGCAAGCGACTGGGCTTCTTGGACGATTTCGAAGTGGTCTATGTTCTTTCCGCCAATCCTTCGTATGTGGCCTTTTCAAAAGCCAAAGGAGAGAAAGCCAAAGAGCTGACCGAGCAGTACAACAAAATTCTTCTCCAGCTTAAGAAAGAAGGATTTGTTCAAAAAGTTATGAACAAATACATCGAAAACGAAAAATAAAAAAAGCTCTCCGAAGAGAGCTTTTTTAGGAAAAATCTATTTCCAGTTTTTAGGGATAAAGCTCACGACAAGCTCCTCACCACTCATCTTAGACCAATCGATCTTGCTACCAAGAATGACAGCATTTTTAACTGAGTCGTACACCCAGCCGTAGTGCATGTCTCCAGCGATCAAGGTTGTCGATCCGAAAGTGACAACGATGCTGCTCACATCAGGAGCGGTTGTCAGAGGAATTTCCTGAGTAACTTGACCCACGAGACCCGCACCGAGCTGACCCAATTGGTTTCCGTAGTCTTGCGCACAAAGGTTGATGATTTTTCCATTCAGCAATTTAACGGCGGTTTCGATACGGTCATTTTGGTCCTCTGAAGTCATGCAAGATTTATCATTTGCCAAAACTTGAATAGCAGCCACAGTGACTTGATTCGGATTCGGTTTCAAAGCCTTAAGAAAGTTTGAGAAGATTTCCGGAGTGACATGAGGTGAACTTTGATCGCCTGCGTCCGTCAACAACACGACAGCCAAATGAGCATTGGATCTTAAAAAGCCAGGATGGTCTTGAGACAATGCAGGTTCAGATAAAGCTGCGATCGTTGCATCAAAAGGTCTTTCGTTCGCACTTCCGTTTGTATTAACATTCAAGTTCGTCGCCAGGGTCGTTAAGAAGTCAGGACTGTTGCTATCGGCAATTTTATTTGCACCATTGAACTTACCAGCACAGATACCGCCGTAAGTGCAATCCATCGTTGTTGTTGTAACACCTGCATGAACATGCACGCCGTTTTTAAGGGCGGCTTTTGTTAAAGCGGGGATGTTCGTGATCAGATTTTTTTGATGCTCACTCATGCTTCCGGAGTCATCGATGACAAAGAGAACATCGAGCTCACTGACTTGTGGTTGAACGTGAATTTCAACTCGTCCAGGAAACGCAAAAGTTGTTTTAGTGATTTGAGCGGCTTGTGCTACTGAAAAGCTCGCCAAGAATAATGTAAAAATAAGCGAACGCATTCTTCCTCCCATAATTTGGTGGCAGGCTAGGGGGAGGAGTTGGAGGATTCAAGATTATTCCGTGCAAGTGTTCCATAAATTTCTAGAAACGAATTTATGCATCCTGAGGGCGATGAAATGCGTCGAAAAATAGAAATTGGCCGCATTGTTGCGGCCAATTCTTAGTAAAATTTTAAGTTTTTTTAGCGGTTGAATTTTCTTTTCAAAGGACTGTCGTATTTTTTTAGCAAGGAAGTCAGTCGAAACTTCACTTCCTCTTCGTGAAGGCCGCATTTTTGTGCCACCAGTCCGTAAATGGATTTGATGCTTCCGTGAGTAAGTTCCAGTTCATCGGCTGAAATATCCTCCCAGGTTTTTTGAATTTCCATTTTCAATGCGGGCCAATTTTCTTTAGAGATTTGTGTGTTCATCATAATCACTCTCCCGTCTCTGTCTAGGAAGAGAAGCAGGGGGAGTGCCAAGGTACAAAGGGCTTTAATTCGTTCTTAAGGAACACCCTGGGGCAAAAATCCCTGAGGGCGGGGATTGTCACCCCTAACAGGCGATCGGGAATTATTTTCTCTTAAGTCTTTTTATAACCCCTTAAATTGAACCCTACGGCGGCAGGTTTATTGAACAATGGGTTCGCTGATGAGGTGAACATGCGAAAACAATATCTCCTGGCGGCTCTGTCGTTCGCAATTTCTGTAGGAACAGTAGCGCCCCGAGCTTATGCGGAACCTATGACAGCGATGAACTCGTTGGCGAGTTCTCAAGATTATCTCAATGCTTTGAATGCGCTGGATATGTCTTCGGTGCGTGAGGCGTTGGTGAATATCTGGTCTCACGGTATGAATCCGAATGCGTACTGGACGCCCGAGATGGAGCAGGCCTTCATTTCAGGACAGATCGAGCAAGCTCCTTTACGCCGCCAAGTTTTGCAAGTGTATCTGCAAGCTTTAAAAGATGTGGCGATTGGAAGCACAGATCCTCAAAGTCTTGCGTCTGATATCAAAATCAAACGCAAAGATTTTTTCACAGTGGAGCAAATCAATTCATTGATTCTTGCAAATGGTGGCAAAGCGGATCTGGTTTTAGAACAAATTGCTCCGCAGTCACCAGCGTATCTTTCTTTGCGCGAGGCTTTGCGTCGCTTGTATCCGCTTTTGTTGAAGGGCGGTTGGGATCGCATCAGTCCGGTGAATAAAGAACTTTCCCTGGGCGTCCGTCACCCTGTGATTGTGAAGTTGAAAGAACGTTTGCAAG
This region of Bdellovibrio sp. BCCA genomic DNA includes:
- a CDS encoding YybH family protein, encoding MALQSTQPSEKKSGSPSTGEAEITRLMEQYAEAVSNKDLEEIMSFYAPEVIAFDLMPPLQIFGKDAYKKNWSNITQMGESNFSIRDLHVTAGEDVAFSHCLCHMTGQANSGEKFDSWARQTACYKKVNGQWLIVHENYSVPVDMQADKPLWSLDPDQKTEAH
- the trpS gene encoding tryptophan--tRNA ligase; its protein translation is MKPVILTGDRPTGPLHLGHYIGSLKNRVELQETHKQYLIIADAQAMTDNFKNPQMIRENIVEVALDYLAVGIDPAKSTIFVQSMIPELFETTFYFLNLVTVARLERNPTVKTEIAQKDFERNLPVGFLTYPVSQAADILCFKADVVPVGDDQNPMIEQTNEIAQRFNHLYNTELFKKVKALGGTQGRLPGIDGKAKMSKSLGNSISLAEPFDQLKKKVQKMYTDPNHLHIEDPGQVEGNVVFTFLDAFDPNKEEVEKLKDHYRRGGLGDGTVKQRLTQILEEMIAPIRARREEFAKDKGEVLEICRKGSEQAREVVAQTVSEMKKIMGVGSI
- a CDS encoding phosphatidylglycerophosphatase A family protein, which produces MRNFLKQLATLFGVGLFPKGPGTAATVATIPLVFLLSKLGPLVYMGAIVLLLPVGIAACEVYEQDKGGHDHKEIVIDEVLGFLITMVWLPLTWQAILIGFALFRLLDITKPLFIGYLDKKIQGGLGVMVDDVAAGIIASLIMQVLYTQTNWLGSQVLVP
- a CDS encoding CinA family protein encodes the protein MSLNNEKLQELIRSLRDRKLTVGFAESCTGGALSAFLTEQPGVSDIFLGSVVSYSNEAKVDLLGVRRDTLMQEGAVSEKVARQMAHGVRRQLKTDWSVAITGIAGPTGGTPTKPVGTVCIAIAGPGFEDSRKEFFSGDRKAIQQMSVDYSVRWLCEVLDKV
- the recA gene encoding recombinase RecA, which translates into the protein MATTTVDTKASNEKTKALELAVSAIEKQFGKGSIMRLGANESLVKDVEAISTGALSLDIALGIGGLPKGRIVEIYGPESSGKTTLCLSVIAQAQKKGGVVAFVDAEHALDVNYARKLGVNTEDLLISQPDTGEQALEITETLVRSGAIDVLVVDSVAALVPRAEIEGDMGDSHVGLQARLMSQALRKLTAAINRSNTLVIFINQIRMKIGVMFGNPETTTGGNALKFYSSVRLDVRRVGAIKNGEDVTGNRTAVKVVKNKMAPPFTKVEFDLMYGEGISEEGDLLDLAVTANFVEKSGAWFSMNGERMGQGRDAAKTFLKEHPEYMTELRSKILAANGIGKLLVDANGNNGEDHEGTEPVEAEEAAPKKAKKGKH
- a CDS encoding tautomerase family protein; its protein translation is MPYVNVQITKGATKEQKAQLIKDITDSLVKVLHKKPEHTHIVIQEIADEDWGFSGMPTDQWKKTSTLE
- a CDS encoding TIGR02147 family protein gives rise to the protein MFMEVVSIKGKKIQARNFKQLLQEELVARCRNNPNYSLRSFARALQIEPSALSQMINGKRPITEKMKLRLGAALGLSTEQIRKLPASEETSSGSASEIHFQQLALDTFAVISDWYHYAILELTYLEDFKPDAQWISQRLGITKSEVNIALERLLRLGLLKKNSKGKWMDASENGELTHLTPSETSDAARKYQVQLLALSKRAVQEVPLAERSHTSATLCFDPDDLQLAISKIGEFRRSFAREMQPKKAKDVYQLQISFFPLTKRKETL
- a CDS encoding substrate-binding periplasmic protein, which encodes MILKSLFLISLILFSSVRVLAAEKLLFASSDSLPPKIYKEDGELRGTYVEIIREICKRMNVEAEFVTYPWARVMVMAKTGKVDAIFPPFKTPDREAFLYFTSEPMSHTRNVVFAPKKKHITVNSLNDLQGLTVGINDQYSYGPKFDAYKKNLNLDLSNNEEMLVNKLGRKGATKRIDVAIASEEVFKFLSKRLGFLDDFEVVYVLSANPSYVAFSKAKGEKAKELTEQYNKILLQLKKEGFVQKVMNKYIENEK
- a CDS encoding CsbD family protein, with product MMNTQISKENWPALKMEIQKTWEDISADELELTHGSIKSIYGLVAQKCGLHEEEVKFRLTSLLKKYDSPLKRKFNR